The following are from one region of the Hippocampus zosterae strain Florida chromosome 9, ASM2543408v3, whole genome shotgun sequence genome:
- the zbtb40 gene encoding zinc finger and BTB domain-containing protein 40 isoform X1: MDLLNKRRVEEAFSSAEQINKMIELPNYSSQLMQQLWTLRKEGHFCDCTVLVGDNPHRAHKIVLAASSMLFRSLLNYSDTVSIDTTLVSSQEFGCLLDMVYTGKLPLGKHNVSRIIAAADNLQMFDVAVSFKNVLTNIINQQPQASPPSTQTPTLTPVNKIQSPNSEVSVASPRNDKSAEDGIQVKDNSEAHRCEDPNEIGKEPSCKRVCPEFSESPVLEEDEATDSVVEEDGRTATKITPTWLERSSQLIEKLASVPDIVQLLSQSAHSSLDEKDRQLVCKCCQEDDPPSVVSQLWHQVEKGLVSEQAVLKLLRTVQQGAPSFFPMSWLSHLETLENTQEPDEPQAASQAAEILSESEMENSGSKSEMKLEQSNKEEPEVKEEDEHSSSSKSYCCRWCKKSFAYKCRVMAHMKRCPMSKDCQLQCPQCPLKLPNKRALQRHLTEAHPGNARDKKKKVACDLCGRTFAHPSGMIYHKRTEHFEEKPYACETCGAKFPATSSLKNHMRLHTGEKPYHCKHCDMSFRVAAALAYHTKKKHCEGKMYVCQYCKAVFAQSIELTRHVRTHTGDKPYVCRECGKGHSQASGLTVHLQTFHNMAQPLNCQKCCLSFQTLEEHQKHIEELHVKLMHKCHTCRKVFTSAALLEKHKSIHTGVKPYVCNLCNKSYQQLSGLWYHNRTNHPEVFANQTQQLKTLVQCDICFRFFPCASSLAKHQKAEHEDSAASTLHCAHCHVVFSGSAELQEHIWSQHATSTNRFICPLCALISTSQTELQEHLLSCHMEAQQTQEEASEEASSAHTLKVITVHQSEGEAMESADSEEQSQPSVSQQVFVALAGEGEGDPPAEVVEVNMYDLLNNSVTFICEAKPSDF; the protein is encoded by the exons GTCGCTGCTGAATTATTCTGATACTGTCTCCATCGACACCACTTTGGTTTCCTCGCAGGAGTTTGGCTGCCTGCTGGACATGGTCTATACAGGCAAGCTACCTTTGGGAAAACACAACGTCAGCCGCATCATCGCTGCTGCAGACAACCTGCAGATGTTTGATGTCGCTGTGAGCTTTAAAAATGTCCTCACCAACATTATCAACCAGCAGCCGCAAGCCTCCCCACCTTCTACACAGACCCCAACCCTCACCCCAGTCAACAAAATCCAGAGCCCTAACTCTGAAGTTTCAGTTGCTTCACCCAGGAATGACAAGTCAGCTGAAGATGGGATACAGGTGAAGGATAATTCAGAGGCGCATAGGTGTGAAGATCCAAATGAAATTGGAAAGGAGCCTTCATGTAAAAGAGTCTGTCCAGAATTTTCAGAGTCTCCAG TGCTCGAAGAAGACGAAGCCACAGATAGTGTCGTAGAAGAAGACGGTAGAACAGCCACCAAAATTACACCGACTTGGTTGGAGCGCTCTTCTCAGCTGATTGAGAAACTTGCCAGTGTGCCAGACATTGTTCAGCTTTTGAGCCAATCAGCACACAGCTCTCTGGATGAAAAGGACAGACAG TTAGTATGCAAGTGCTGTCAAGAAGATGACCCACCCTCAGTAGTGAGTCAGCTGTGGCACCAAGTGGAAAAGGGACTTGTCAGTGAGCAAGCTGTCCTGAAGCTTCTCCGCACTGTCCAACAGGGAGCTCCCTCCTTTTTCCCTATGTCATGGCTCTCGCACCTGGAGACCTTGGAGAATACGCAGGAGCCAGATGAACCTCAGGCTGCAAGTCAAGCAGCAGAAATATTGT CCGAGTCAGAAATGGAGAACAGTGGCAGCAAAAGTGAAATGAAGCTCGAGCAGAGCAACAAAGAAGAGCCTGAGGTGAAAGAGGAAGACGAGCACTCTTCATCCTCAAAGTCTTACTGCTGTCGATGGTGTAAGAAGAGTTTTGCCTACAAGTGCCGAGTTATGGCCCATATGAAGCGCTGCCCCATGTCCAAGGATTGTCAGCTGCAGTGTCCACAGTGCCCTTTGAAGCTGCCCAACAAGCGGGCTTTACAGCGTCATTTGACTGAGGCTCACCCAGGTAATGCAcgagacaagaagaagaaggtcgCCTGTGACCTCTGTGGGCGGACCTTTGCACACCCATCAG GTATGATTTACCACAAGCGCACGGAGCATTTTGAGGAGAAGCCGTACGCCTGCGAGACGTGCGGCGCCAAATTTCCCGCCACCTCCTCTTTGAAGAATCACATGCGGCTccacacgggagagaaacctTACCACTGCAAGCACTGCGACATGAGCTTCAGAGTGGCTGCGGCGCTGGCATACCACACCAAAAAGAAACACTGCGAGG GCAAAATGTACGTCTGTCAGTATTGCAAGGCCGTCTTCGCCCAGTCAATCGAGCTCACGCGGCACGTGCGGACACACACGGGCGACAAGCCCTACGTATGTCGTGAATGCGGAAAAGGCCACAGCCAGGCCAGTGGCTTGACGGTCCACCTGCAAACCTTCCACA ACATGGCGCAGCCCCTCAACTGTCAGAAGTGTTGCCTCAGCTTCCAGACATTAGAGGAGCATCAGAAGCACATTGAGGAGCTCCATGTGAAGCTGATGCACAAGTGTCACACATGCCGCAAAGTTTTCACCAGCGCCGCGTTACTGGAGAAACACAAGTCCATCCACACTGGGGTCAAGCCCTACGTCTGCAACCTATGCAATAAATCTTACCAG CAACTGTCGGGCCTCTGGTACCATAACAGGACCAACCACCCTGAGGTATTTGCGAACCAAACGCAGCAACTGAAGACCCTGGTGCAGTGTGACATCTGCTTCAGGTTCTTCCCTTGTGCCTCCAGTCTGGCCAAACACCAAAAAGCTGAACATGAAG ATTCTGCGGCATCCACCCTGCACTGTGCGCACTGTCATGTTGTGTTCAGTGGGTCCGCAGAGCTGCAGGAGCACATATGGAGTCAGCACGCAACGAGCACCAACCGGTTCATCTGCCCCTTGTGTGCCCTGATCAGCACCTCCCAGACGGAGCTGCAGGAGCACCTCCTCTCCTGCCACATGGAAGCCCAGCAGACGCAGGAGGAGGCGAGCGAGGAGGCCTCCAGCGCACACACATTAAAA GTGATCACAGTGCATCAGTCAGAGGGGGAGGCGATGGAGTCGGCCGACTCTGAGGAACAGTCGCAGCCGTCTGTGAGCCAGCAAGTGTTTGTGGCTCTGGCAGGAGAGGGGGAAGGCGATCCCCCAGCCGAGGTGGTGGAGGTCAACATGTACGATCTGCTCAACAACTCTGTTACATTCATCTGTGAAGCCAAACCATCAGATTTTTAA
- the zbtb40 gene encoding zinc finger and BTB domain-containing protein 40 isoform X2, producing the protein MDLLNKRRVEEAFSSAEQINKMIELPNYSSQLMQQLWTLRKEGHFCDCTVLVGDNPHRAHKIVLAASSMLFRSLLNYSDTVSIDTTLVSSQEFGCLLDMVYTGKLPLGKHNVSRIIAAADNLQMFDVAVSFKNVLTNIINQQPQASPPSTQTPTLTPVNKIQSPNSEVSVASPRNDKSAEDGIQVKDNSEAHRCEDPNEIGKEPSCKRVCPEFSESPVLEEDEATDSVVEEDGRTATKITPTWLERSSQLIEKLASVPDIVQLLSQSAHSSLDEKDRQLVCKCCQEDDPPSVVSQLWHQVEKGLVSEQAVLKLLRTVQQGAPSFFPMSWLSHLETLENTQEPDEPQAASQAAEILSESEMENSGSKSEMKLEQSNKEEPEVKEEDEHSSSSKSYCCRWCKKSFAYKCRVMAHMKRCPMSKDCQLQCPQCPLKLPNKRALQRHLTEAHPGNARDKKKKVACDLCGRTFAHPSGMIYHKRTEHFEEKPYACETCGAKFPATSSLKNHMRLHTGEKPYHCKHCDMSFRVAAALAYHTKKKHCEGKMYVCQYCKAVFAQSIELTRHVRTHTGDKPYVCRECGKGHSQASGLTVHLQTFHNMAQPLNCQKCCLSFQTLEEHQKHIEELHVKLMHKCHTCRKVFTSAALLEKHKSIHTGVKPYVCNLCNKSYQQLSGLWYHNRTNHPEVFANQTQQLKTLVQCDICFRFFPCASSLAKHQKAEHEDSAASTLHCAHCHVVFSGSAELQEHIWSQHATSTNRFICPLCALISTSQTELQEHLLSCHMEAQQTQEEVITVHQSEGEAMESADSEEQSQPSVSQQVFVALAGEGEGDPPAEVVEVNMYDLLNNSVTFICEAKPSDF; encoded by the exons GTCGCTGCTGAATTATTCTGATACTGTCTCCATCGACACCACTTTGGTTTCCTCGCAGGAGTTTGGCTGCCTGCTGGACATGGTCTATACAGGCAAGCTACCTTTGGGAAAACACAACGTCAGCCGCATCATCGCTGCTGCAGACAACCTGCAGATGTTTGATGTCGCTGTGAGCTTTAAAAATGTCCTCACCAACATTATCAACCAGCAGCCGCAAGCCTCCCCACCTTCTACACAGACCCCAACCCTCACCCCAGTCAACAAAATCCAGAGCCCTAACTCTGAAGTTTCAGTTGCTTCACCCAGGAATGACAAGTCAGCTGAAGATGGGATACAGGTGAAGGATAATTCAGAGGCGCATAGGTGTGAAGATCCAAATGAAATTGGAAAGGAGCCTTCATGTAAAAGAGTCTGTCCAGAATTTTCAGAGTCTCCAG TGCTCGAAGAAGACGAAGCCACAGATAGTGTCGTAGAAGAAGACGGTAGAACAGCCACCAAAATTACACCGACTTGGTTGGAGCGCTCTTCTCAGCTGATTGAGAAACTTGCCAGTGTGCCAGACATTGTTCAGCTTTTGAGCCAATCAGCACACAGCTCTCTGGATGAAAAGGACAGACAG TTAGTATGCAAGTGCTGTCAAGAAGATGACCCACCCTCAGTAGTGAGTCAGCTGTGGCACCAAGTGGAAAAGGGACTTGTCAGTGAGCAAGCTGTCCTGAAGCTTCTCCGCACTGTCCAACAGGGAGCTCCCTCCTTTTTCCCTATGTCATGGCTCTCGCACCTGGAGACCTTGGAGAATACGCAGGAGCCAGATGAACCTCAGGCTGCAAGTCAAGCAGCAGAAATATTGT CCGAGTCAGAAATGGAGAACAGTGGCAGCAAAAGTGAAATGAAGCTCGAGCAGAGCAACAAAGAAGAGCCTGAGGTGAAAGAGGAAGACGAGCACTCTTCATCCTCAAAGTCTTACTGCTGTCGATGGTGTAAGAAGAGTTTTGCCTACAAGTGCCGAGTTATGGCCCATATGAAGCGCTGCCCCATGTCCAAGGATTGTCAGCTGCAGTGTCCACAGTGCCCTTTGAAGCTGCCCAACAAGCGGGCTTTACAGCGTCATTTGACTGAGGCTCACCCAGGTAATGCAcgagacaagaagaagaaggtcgCCTGTGACCTCTGTGGGCGGACCTTTGCACACCCATCAG GTATGATTTACCACAAGCGCACGGAGCATTTTGAGGAGAAGCCGTACGCCTGCGAGACGTGCGGCGCCAAATTTCCCGCCACCTCCTCTTTGAAGAATCACATGCGGCTccacacgggagagaaacctTACCACTGCAAGCACTGCGACATGAGCTTCAGAGTGGCTGCGGCGCTGGCATACCACACCAAAAAGAAACACTGCGAGG GCAAAATGTACGTCTGTCAGTATTGCAAGGCCGTCTTCGCCCAGTCAATCGAGCTCACGCGGCACGTGCGGACACACACGGGCGACAAGCCCTACGTATGTCGTGAATGCGGAAAAGGCCACAGCCAGGCCAGTGGCTTGACGGTCCACCTGCAAACCTTCCACA ACATGGCGCAGCCCCTCAACTGTCAGAAGTGTTGCCTCAGCTTCCAGACATTAGAGGAGCATCAGAAGCACATTGAGGAGCTCCATGTGAAGCTGATGCACAAGTGTCACACATGCCGCAAAGTTTTCACCAGCGCCGCGTTACTGGAGAAACACAAGTCCATCCACACTGGGGTCAAGCCCTACGTCTGCAACCTATGCAATAAATCTTACCAG CAACTGTCGGGCCTCTGGTACCATAACAGGACCAACCACCCTGAGGTATTTGCGAACCAAACGCAGCAACTGAAGACCCTGGTGCAGTGTGACATCTGCTTCAGGTTCTTCCCTTGTGCCTCCAGTCTGGCCAAACACCAAAAAGCTGAACATGAAG ATTCTGCGGCATCCACCCTGCACTGTGCGCACTGTCATGTTGTGTTCAGTGGGTCCGCAGAGCTGCAGGAGCACATATGGAGTCAGCACGCAACGAGCACCAACCGGTTCATCTGCCCCTTGTGTGCCCTGATCAGCACCTCCCAGACGGAGCTGCAGGAGCACCTCCTCTCCTGCCACATGGAAGCCCAGCAGACGCAGGAGGAG GTGATCACAGTGCATCAGTCAGAGGGGGAGGCGATGGAGTCGGCCGACTCTGAGGAACAGTCGCAGCCGTCTGTGAGCCAGCAAGTGTTTGTGGCTCTGGCAGGAGAGGGGGAAGGCGATCCCCCAGCCGAGGTGGTGGAGGTCAACATGTACGATCTGCTCAACAACTCTGTTACATTCATCTGTGAAGCCAAACCATCAGATTTTTAA
- the zbtb40 gene encoding zinc finger and BTB domain-containing protein 40 isoform X3: MVYTGKLPLGKHNVSRIIAAADNLQMFDVAVSFKNVLTNIINQQPQASPPSTQTPTLTPVNKIQSPNSEVSVASPRNDKSAEDGIQVKDNSEAHRCEDPNEIGKEPSCKRVCPEFSESPVLEEDEATDSVVEEDGRTATKITPTWLERSSQLIEKLASVPDIVQLLSQSAHSSLDEKDRQLVCKCCQEDDPPSVVSQLWHQVEKGLVSEQAVLKLLRTVQQGAPSFFPMSWLSHLETLENTQEPDEPQAASQAAEILSESEMENSGSKSEMKLEQSNKEEPEVKEEDEHSSSSKSYCCRWCKKSFAYKCRVMAHMKRCPMSKDCQLQCPQCPLKLPNKRALQRHLTEAHPGNARDKKKKVACDLCGRTFAHPSGMIYHKRTEHFEEKPYACETCGAKFPATSSLKNHMRLHTGEKPYHCKHCDMSFRVAAALAYHTKKKHCEGKMYVCQYCKAVFAQSIELTRHVRTHTGDKPYVCRECGKGHSQASGLTVHLQTFHNMAQPLNCQKCCLSFQTLEEHQKHIEELHVKLMHKCHTCRKVFTSAALLEKHKSIHTGVKPYVCNLCNKSYQQLSGLWYHNRTNHPEVFANQTQQLKTLVQCDICFRFFPCASSLAKHQKAEHEDSAASTLHCAHCHVVFSGSAELQEHIWSQHATSTNRFICPLCALISTSQTELQEHLLSCHMEAQQTQEEASEEASSAHTLKVITVHQSEGEAMESADSEEQSQPSVSQQVFVALAGEGEGDPPAEVVEVNMYDLLNNSVTFICEAKPSDF, from the exons ATGGTCTATACAGGCAAGCTACCTTTGGGAAAACACAACGTCAGCCGCATCATCGCTGCTGCAGACAACCTGCAGATGTTTGATGTCGCTGTGAGCTTTAAAAATGTCCTCACCAACATTATCAACCAGCAGCCGCAAGCCTCCCCACCTTCTACACAGACCCCAACCCTCACCCCAGTCAACAAAATCCAGAGCCCTAACTCTGAAGTTTCAGTTGCTTCACCCAGGAATGACAAGTCAGCTGAAGATGGGATACAGGTGAAGGATAATTCAGAGGCGCATAGGTGTGAAGATCCAAATGAAATTGGAAAGGAGCCTTCATGTAAAAGAGTCTGTCCAGAATTTTCAGAGTCTCCAG TGCTCGAAGAAGACGAAGCCACAGATAGTGTCGTAGAAGAAGACGGTAGAACAGCCACCAAAATTACACCGACTTGGTTGGAGCGCTCTTCTCAGCTGATTGAGAAACTTGCCAGTGTGCCAGACATTGTTCAGCTTTTGAGCCAATCAGCACACAGCTCTCTGGATGAAAAGGACAGACAG TTAGTATGCAAGTGCTGTCAAGAAGATGACCCACCCTCAGTAGTGAGTCAGCTGTGGCACCAAGTGGAAAAGGGACTTGTCAGTGAGCAAGCTGTCCTGAAGCTTCTCCGCACTGTCCAACAGGGAGCTCCCTCCTTTTTCCCTATGTCATGGCTCTCGCACCTGGAGACCTTGGAGAATACGCAGGAGCCAGATGAACCTCAGGCTGCAAGTCAAGCAGCAGAAATATTGT CCGAGTCAGAAATGGAGAACAGTGGCAGCAAAAGTGAAATGAAGCTCGAGCAGAGCAACAAAGAAGAGCCTGAGGTGAAAGAGGAAGACGAGCACTCTTCATCCTCAAAGTCTTACTGCTGTCGATGGTGTAAGAAGAGTTTTGCCTACAAGTGCCGAGTTATGGCCCATATGAAGCGCTGCCCCATGTCCAAGGATTGTCAGCTGCAGTGTCCACAGTGCCCTTTGAAGCTGCCCAACAAGCGGGCTTTACAGCGTCATTTGACTGAGGCTCACCCAGGTAATGCAcgagacaagaagaagaaggtcgCCTGTGACCTCTGTGGGCGGACCTTTGCACACCCATCAG GTATGATTTACCACAAGCGCACGGAGCATTTTGAGGAGAAGCCGTACGCCTGCGAGACGTGCGGCGCCAAATTTCCCGCCACCTCCTCTTTGAAGAATCACATGCGGCTccacacgggagagaaacctTACCACTGCAAGCACTGCGACATGAGCTTCAGAGTGGCTGCGGCGCTGGCATACCACACCAAAAAGAAACACTGCGAGG GCAAAATGTACGTCTGTCAGTATTGCAAGGCCGTCTTCGCCCAGTCAATCGAGCTCACGCGGCACGTGCGGACACACACGGGCGACAAGCCCTACGTATGTCGTGAATGCGGAAAAGGCCACAGCCAGGCCAGTGGCTTGACGGTCCACCTGCAAACCTTCCACA ACATGGCGCAGCCCCTCAACTGTCAGAAGTGTTGCCTCAGCTTCCAGACATTAGAGGAGCATCAGAAGCACATTGAGGAGCTCCATGTGAAGCTGATGCACAAGTGTCACACATGCCGCAAAGTTTTCACCAGCGCCGCGTTACTGGAGAAACACAAGTCCATCCACACTGGGGTCAAGCCCTACGTCTGCAACCTATGCAATAAATCTTACCAG CAACTGTCGGGCCTCTGGTACCATAACAGGACCAACCACCCTGAGGTATTTGCGAACCAAACGCAGCAACTGAAGACCCTGGTGCAGTGTGACATCTGCTTCAGGTTCTTCCCTTGTGCCTCCAGTCTGGCCAAACACCAAAAAGCTGAACATGAAG ATTCTGCGGCATCCACCCTGCACTGTGCGCACTGTCATGTTGTGTTCAGTGGGTCCGCAGAGCTGCAGGAGCACATATGGAGTCAGCACGCAACGAGCACCAACCGGTTCATCTGCCCCTTGTGTGCCCTGATCAGCACCTCCCAGACGGAGCTGCAGGAGCACCTCCTCTCCTGCCACATGGAAGCCCAGCAGACGCAGGAGGAGGCGAGCGAGGAGGCCTCCAGCGCACACACATTAAAA GTGATCACAGTGCATCAGTCAGAGGGGGAGGCGATGGAGTCGGCCGACTCTGAGGAACAGTCGCAGCCGTCTGTGAGCCAGCAAGTGTTTGTGGCTCTGGCAGGAGAGGGGGAAGGCGATCCCCCAGCCGAGGTGGTGGAGGTCAACATGTACGATCTGCTCAACAACTCTGTTACATTCATCTGTGAAGCCAAACCATCAGATTTTTAA
- the LOC127607155 gene encoding probable transmembrane reductase CYB561D1 isoform X1: MWSDVEYSPVGEELGMRDFWLYAWMRRAAVIAAHVTGVSLTLIIAVLSRPGTSLFSWHPLCMALAYFLCMTEGILIFSPELPLFCFKSRKWKVRLHWFCQTLVLVVAATGLGFIVASKNLSESRHLATWHSRLGICTLAASALQAACGVCVVYPKLLCLSTPPPRLKLYHGTCGLVVYLLATLTIMAAMLSDWYQAVVKGPVWWAIFLLPVFPALVVMNQITNGYLPRKKISS, encoded by the exons ATGTGGTCCGACGTCGAGTACAGCCCGGTGGGAGAGGAGCTGGGGATGCGGGACTTTTGGCTTTACGCTTGGATGCGGAGGGCGGCGGTGATAGCGGCTCATGTCACTGGCGTCAGCCTGACCCTCATCATCGCCGTGCTGTCAAGACCTGGAACCA GTCTCTTTTCTTGGCATCCCTTGTGTATGGCACTCGCG TATTTCTTGTGTATGACAGAAGGCATCCTCATCTTCTCACCCGAATTGCCCCTCTTCTGCTTCAAGTCCCGGAAGTGGAAAGTACGCCTGCACTGGTTCTGTCAGACTCTGGTCCTTGTTGTTGCAGCGACGGGCCTCGGCTTCATCGTGGCCAGCAAGAATCTGTCCGAGAGTCGCCACCTGGCCACCTGGCACAGCCGCCTTGGCATCTGCACCTTGGCCGCCTCCGCGCTTCAAGCCGCGTGCGGCGTCTGCGTCGTCTACCCCAAGCTGCTGTGTCTCTCCACGCCCCCGCCCAGGTTGAAGCTGTACCACGGCACATGCGGCCTGGTGGTTTACCTGCTGGCCACATTGACAATCATGGCGGCGATGCTCTCTGACTGGTATCAGGCCGTGGTCAAAGGGCCGGTGTGGTGGGCCATCTTCTTGCTGCCAGTCTTTCCTGCTCTGGTGGTGATGAACCAGATAACTAATGGTTACTTGCCTCGTAAGAAGATCAGCAGCTAA
- the LOC127607155 gene encoding probable transmembrane reductase CYB561D1 isoform X2 yields MWSDVEYSPVGEELGMRDFWLYAWMRRAAVIAAHVTGVSLTLIIAVLSRPGTSLFSWHPLCMALASRKWKVRLHWFCQTLVLVVAATGLGFIVASKNLSESRHLATWHSRLGICTLAASALQAACGVCVVYPKLLCLSTPPPRLKLYHGTCGLVVYLLATLTIMAAMLSDWYQAVVKGPVWWAIFLLPVFPALVVMNQITNGYLPRKKISS; encoded by the exons ATGTGGTCCGACGTCGAGTACAGCCCGGTGGGAGAGGAGCTGGGGATGCGGGACTTTTGGCTTTACGCTTGGATGCGGAGGGCGGCGGTGATAGCGGCTCATGTCACTGGCGTCAGCCTGACCCTCATCATCGCCGTGCTGTCAAGACCTGGAACCA GTCTCTTTTCTTGGCATCCCTTGTGTATGGCACTCGCG TCCCGGAAGTGGAAAGTACGCCTGCACTGGTTCTGTCAGACTCTGGTCCTTGTTGTTGCAGCGACGGGCCTCGGCTTCATCGTGGCCAGCAAGAATCTGTCCGAGAGTCGCCACCTGGCCACCTGGCACAGCCGCCTTGGCATCTGCACCTTGGCCGCCTCCGCGCTTCAAGCCGCGTGCGGCGTCTGCGTCGTCTACCCCAAGCTGCTGTGTCTCTCCACGCCCCCGCCCAGGTTGAAGCTGTACCACGGCACATGCGGCCTGGTGGTTTACCTGCTGGCCACATTGACAATCATGGCGGCGATGCTCTCTGACTGGTATCAGGCCGTGGTCAAAGGGCCGGTGTGGTGGGCCATCTTCTTGCTGCCAGTCTTTCCTGCTCTGGTGGTGATGAACCAGATAACTAATGGTTACTTGCCTCGTAAGAAGATCAGCAGCTAA